From the genome of Cytobacillus firmus, one region includes:
- the fliI gene encoding flagellar protein export ATPase FliI — MNLEQLISEIEKIDSFKRFGRVKRVVGLMIESQGPESSIGDVCIIHIGKGRTRKIQAEVVGFKNENVILMPYTDVQDISPGSLVETTSRPLEVKIGPALIGQAIDSLGKPLDGSMLPKGLTPVLTEQTPPNPLKRPPISEPIEVGVRMIDSLLTVGNGQRVGIFAGSGVGKSTLLGMIARNTNADLNVIALIGERGREVREFIERDLGPEGLRRSIVVVATSDQPALMRIKGAYTATAIAEYFRDKGLNVMLMMDSVTRVAMAQREVGLAVGEPPTTKGYTPSVFAVLPKLLERTGTNEYGSITAFYTVLVDGDDMNEPIADTVRGILDGHFVLDRSLANKGQYPAINVLKSVSRVMNHIADASHVKSAEKVREMLSTYINAEDLINIGAYKRGSSMEIDEAIRLYPSIISFLKQETNEKISILESIGQLKGLAGKGE; from the coding sequence TTGAATCTTGAACAGCTGATCAGCGAGATAGAAAAAATTGATAGCTTTAAGCGTTTTGGCAGAGTAAAAAGAGTAGTGGGTCTGATGATTGAGTCCCAAGGCCCGGAAAGTTCTATTGGGGATGTATGCATCATTCATATCGGCAAAGGACGCACAAGAAAGATCCAGGCGGAAGTAGTCGGATTTAAGAATGAGAATGTGATACTTATGCCTTATACAGATGTACAGGATATTTCACCAGGCTCTCTTGTCGAGACAACCTCGAGACCTCTTGAGGTGAAGATAGGCCCGGCTCTAATTGGACAGGCAATAGACTCACTCGGAAAGCCTCTAGATGGGTCCATGCTCCCAAAAGGGCTGACGCCAGTCCTAACGGAACAAACTCCTCCTAATCCTCTGAAAAGACCGCCGATCTCTGAACCTATTGAAGTAGGTGTAAGAATGATCGACAGTCTGCTGACTGTGGGAAACGGACAGCGGGTCGGGATATTTGCAGGAAGCGGAGTTGGAAAGAGCACTCTTCTTGGAATGATAGCCCGCAATACTAATGCAGATCTAAATGTGATTGCCCTTATTGGCGAGAGGGGCAGAGAAGTAAGGGAGTTTATTGAGAGAGACCTGGGGCCGGAAGGGCTGAGAAGATCCATAGTGGTTGTAGCTACGTCTGATCAGCCGGCACTCATGAGAATTAAAGGGGCATACACAGCCACAGCAATTGCTGAATATTTCAGGGACAAAGGCTTAAATGTCATGTTAATGATGGATTCAGTAACCAGGGTGGCAATGGCTCAGCGGGAAGTCGGCCTTGCAGTCGGAGAACCGCCAACAACTAAAGGCTATACGCCATCTGTTTTTGCTGTACTACCTAAGCTGCTTGAAAGAACAGGTACAAACGAATACGGCTCTATAACGGCATTTTATACCGTACTGGTGGACGGCGACGATATGAATGAACCAATCGCAGATACTGTCAGGGGAATATTGGATGGACACTTTGTTCTTGACCGGTCATTAGCGAACAAGGGGCAGTATCCAGCTATTAATGTCTTGAAAAGTGTAAGCCGTGTAATGAATCATATAGCAGATGCATCTCATGTTAAATCAGCTGAAAAGGTAAGAGAAATGCTGAGCACATATATCAATGCAGAGGATTTAATTAATATTGGAGCCTACAAACGCGGCTCATCGATGGAAATAGATGAAGCCATAAGATTATATCCTTCGATCATCTCTTTTTTGAAACAAGAAACGAACGAAAAAATTTCTATCTTGGAAAGCATTGGCCAATTAAAGGGATTAGCTGGAAAAGGGGAATGA
- a CDS encoding flagellar hook-length control protein FliK: protein MQIGGLGFIQSQYSSEDKLSLHDAPGSGFGSLFFALTGTAKPQGESLTSPADENEIGQLKEIIEFLKVSEITEAENGSELLDKISFQNETDIIDIISEQLDLSQEELVQMLEGFIEQVLPEVKLKDVYPEHDIDAENKIRFLISAISNFEQKEGINLQGKDLSGALKVLKLYELLSAKQDFHTSKLNLKDFLKDVQVRIESLINNREGILQKIFTPLARELNSIKQQNNAVNEPAGQTAAKIVHRAETGLQGFIQVPSFSKPEQMALLNPQGKTVSAEQLMQQFENILSRSSFLKTGGTQKLFIKLNPDHLGALRIELIQKDSAMIARILTSSGAAKEILDSHINGLKQAFSSQNIQIERIEIFQQMTQQDRSFNKDPQQQEQRQQNKDDQNPQPEREFNSSFEEALLNTEA, encoded by the coding sequence GTGCAAATCGGAGGATTAGGATTCATTCAGTCACAATATTCATCCGAAGATAAATTATCTCTGCATGATGCACCGGGCAGTGGTTTTGGAAGTCTTTTCTTCGCTTTAACCGGAACCGCCAAACCGCAAGGAGAAAGCTTAACTTCTCCAGCAGATGAAAATGAGATCGGACAGTTAAAAGAAATTATTGAATTTCTAAAAGTAAGTGAGATCACGGAAGCAGAAAACGGAAGCGAGCTGCTAGATAAGATTTCCTTTCAAAATGAAACTGACATTATTGATATCATTTCAGAGCAGCTGGATCTTTCACAGGAAGAATTGGTGCAGATGCTTGAAGGTTTTATTGAACAGGTTCTGCCGGAAGTAAAGCTTAAGGATGTATATCCCGAACATGATATAGATGCAGAAAATAAAATCCGTTTTTTAATATCCGCAATCTCCAATTTTGAACAAAAAGAAGGCATCAACTTGCAGGGGAAAGATCTTAGCGGGGCATTGAAAGTTCTGAAATTGTATGAATTGCTTTCTGCGAAACAAGACTTTCACACTAGTAAACTAAACCTGAAAGATTTCCTGAAAGATGTTCAAGTGAGAATTGAGAGTCTGATAAACAATAGAGAGGGTATTTTACAGAAGATTTTTACCCCGCTCGCACGCGAATTAAACTCTATAAAACAACAAAATAATGCTGTTAATGAACCCGCGGGTCAGACTGCTGCTAAAATCGTACACAGAGCAGAAACTGGTTTACAGGGATTTATTCAGGTTCCATCCTTTTCAAAACCTGAACAGATGGCTCTCCTGAATCCTCAGGGAAAGACAGTAAGTGCAGAACAGCTTATGCAGCAATTTGAAAACATATTATCAAGGAGCAGCTTCCTCAAAACGGGAGGGACACAAAAGTTATTTATTAAGCTGAACCCTGACCATCTAGGAGCGCTGCGAATAGAACTTATTCAAAAGGACTCGGCGATGATTGCGAGGATACTTACTTCCTCCGGAGCAGCAAAAGAAATTCTGGATTCACATATTAACGGATTGAAGCAGGCCTTCAGTTCACAAAATATCCAGATTGAGAGAATAGAAATCTTTCAGCAAATGACGCAGCAGGATCGGTCTTTTAACAAAGATCCCCAGCAGCAGGAACAGAGGCAGCAGAACAAGGATGATCAAAATCCGCAGCCTGAAAGAGAATTTAACAGCTCTTTTGAAGAAGCACTTCTTAATACAGAAGCATAG
- the fliH gene encoding flagellar assembly protein FliH, which translates to MTLLSRLIKSYSPAVPKEEKKVISIRLMQSNSNPIEEAVERSAASPHEELQAMLNSAREEAERIVNAARIDSENVARQMDEQRMALEQEKQKIFEDARIKGFAAGADEGRQSGHREYSELIHMAREVVNTAKHDYQQHIESSERTILNIGLKVAGKILSEALEQNSDQFLSIVKRALKEAREYTEIQLHVHPMHYDLLLSHKEELIRVFPKETDLYIYPDEELSNTSCIIESANGRIEASVDSQLEEIKRKLFEMLESEPN; encoded by the coding sequence ATGACATTATTGTCTAGGCTAATAAAATCATACTCTCCCGCAGTGCCGAAAGAAGAAAAGAAAGTCATTTCGATCAGACTGATGCAAAGCAATTCAAACCCTATTGAAGAGGCAGTGGAGCGGAGTGCGGCTAGCCCCCATGAAGAGCTTCAAGCCATGCTGAACAGCGCCCGTGAAGAAGCTGAGAGGATTGTAAACGCTGCAAGAATAGATTCTGAAAATGTGGCCCGGCAAATGGACGAACAGCGCATGGCGCTTGAACAGGAAAAACAAAAAATATTTGAAGATGCCAGAATAAAAGGGTTTGCTGCTGGAGCTGATGAAGGCAGACAAAGCGGTCACAGGGAATACAGTGAACTGATTCATATGGCAAGAGAAGTTGTAAACACTGCCAAACATGATTATCAGCAGCACATCGAATCATCTGAACGGACCATTCTGAACATCGGATTAAAGGTTGCAGGGAAAATACTCAGCGAAGCTCTTGAACAGAATAGTGACCAATTCCTTTCTATAGTAAAAAGGGCTTTAAAAGAAGCGAGAGAATATACTGAGATTCAGCTCCATGTACACCCAATGCACTATGATTTGCTTCTATCCCATAAGGAAGAACTAATCCGGGTATTTCCTAAAGAGACAGATTTATATATTTATCCGGATGAGGAACTAAGTAATACAAGCTGCATAATTGAATCAGCCAACGGACGAATTGAAGCCAGTGTTGACAGCCAGCTTGAAGAAATAAAAAGAAAACTCTTTGAGATGCTGGAGAGTGAACCAAATTGA
- the fliM gene encoding flagellar motor switch protein FliM: protein MSGEVLSQSEIDALLSALSTGEMDADELKKEQTEKKVKVYDFKRALRFSKDQIRSLTRIHENFARLLTTFFSAQLRTYVQISVASADQIPYEEFIRSIPKMTILNVIEVPPLDGRILMEVNPNVAYAMMDRLMGGRGTSINKIDNLTEIETKIMSATFERAFENLREAWSTIADIDPILSDFEVNPQFLQMVSPNETVVVISLNTIIGETSGMINICIPHVVLEPIIPKLSVHYWMQTDKKEREPEVIARLERNIQKAEVPVICELGGSDIAIQDFLTLDIGDVIELNQGIDQALTIKVGNIPKFIGQPGKMNKKMAVQILDTVKGGDEDDE from the coding sequence ATGTCAGGTGAGGTCTTATCGCAGAGCGAGATTGATGCCCTGCTTTCGGCTCTCTCTACCGGAGAAATGGATGCAGATGAGCTGAAAAAGGAACAAACTGAGAAAAAAGTAAAAGTTTATGATTTTAAAAGAGCATTAAGATTTTCTAAAGATCAAATACGAAGTTTAACGAGAATTCATGAGAATTTTGCCCGGCTTCTAACTACCTTTTTTTCTGCGCAGCTGAGGACCTATGTGCAGATTTCGGTTGCTTCTGCAGACCAGATACCATATGAAGAATTTATCCGGTCCATACCGAAAATGACCATATTGAATGTAATTGAAGTGCCCCCTCTGGATGGAAGAATTCTCATGGAAGTGAACCCAAACGTCGCATATGCCATGATGGACAGGCTGATGGGCGGCAGAGGAACAAGCATCAATAAAATTGATAATTTAACAGAAATTGAAACAAAAATCATGTCAGCTACATTTGAAAGGGCCTTTGAAAACTTAAGGGAAGCCTGGAGTACAATCGCTGACATTGATCCGATATTATCTGATTTTGAGGTAAATCCGCAATTTCTGCAAATGGTCTCTCCAAATGAAACAGTTGTCGTAATCTCACTAAATACGATCATTGGGGAAACAAGCGGAATGATTAATATCTGTATTCCTCACGTTGTTCTTGAGCCCATTATTCCTAAGCTGTCTGTACATTATTGGATGCAGACGGACAAAAAGGAAAGGGAGCCGGAGGTCATTGCAAGGCTAGAACGAAACATTCAGAAAGCCGAAGTTCCGGTCATATGTGAACTCGGCGGTTCTGACATAGCCATACAGGATTTCTTAACACTCGATATTGGAGATGTTATTGAGTTAAACCAGGGGATTGACCAGGCTCTTACAATAAAAGTCGGCAATATCCCAAAATTCATCGGACAGCCCGGAAAAATGAATAAAAAAATGGCAGTGCAAATTTTAGACACTGTGAAAGGGGGAGATGAGGATGATGAGTGA
- the flgD gene encoding flagellar hook assembly protein FlgD: MANTIDSSLMLSNYQSQTRKTGSDILGKDDFLKILMTQLQNQDPMNPMQDKDFIAQMATFSSLEQMTNMNKTMEKLLAFQEQNQLMTYNNFLGKNVTWHKLTESSEPNQDPSIEEGTGRVVSIQYKNNSAIFILDDGTELEPANISQLNE; the protein is encoded by the coding sequence TTGGCAAATACAATAGATTCTTCCCTAATGCTATCAAACTACCAAAGCCAAACCCGAAAAACCGGCTCAGATATATTAGGCAAAGATGATTTCCTGAAGATTCTAATGACACAGCTGCAAAACCAGGATCCTATGAATCCGATGCAGGACAAGGACTTCATTGCGCAAATGGCAACCTTCTCGTCTCTGGAGCAGATGACCAATATGAATAAGACGATGGAGAAGTTATTGGCTTTTCAAGAGCAGAACCAGCTGATGACATACAATAACTTTCTGGGGAAAAATGTAACCTGGCATAAATTGACCGAATCAAGTGAACCAAACCAGGATCCAAGTATAGAAGAAGGAACTGGAAGAGTAGTCTCTATCCAGTATAAGAATAATTCTGCAATATTTATTTTGGATGATGGAACAGAGCTAGAACCAGCAAATATTTCTCAACTAAATGAATAA
- a CDS encoding TIGR02530 family flagellar biosynthesis protein, with the protein MDKLIFRPIHTQPVITPKGNAVQTSKPSKNTFSAHLQTALRTESQLIVSKHAKQRLQQRGIDISAERWGQIEEKVQEAKQMGVKESLVLLEDAALIVSAKNNTVITAMDRKEAKTQIFTNINGTIILDNN; encoded by the coding sequence GTGGATAAACTAATTTTTCGTCCGATCCACACCCAGCCGGTAATTACACCAAAAGGGAATGCCGTTCAAACTTCAAAGCCATCAAAAAATACATTCTCTGCCCACCTCCAGACAGCCTTGCGGACCGAGTCCCAATTAATCGTCAGTAAGCATGCAAAACAGAGACTCCAACAGAGAGGTATAGATATTAGTGCAGAGCGATGGGGGCAAATTGAAGAGAAAGTACAGGAAGCTAAGCAGATGGGTGTTAAAGAATCACTGGTATTGCTTGAAGATGCAGCACTTATTGTAAGTGCAAAGAATAATACAGTGATTACTGCGATGGATCGCAAAGAAGCTAAAACCCAAATATTCACAAATATTAATGGAACCATAATACTGGATAATAACTAG
- the fliL gene encoding flagellar basal body-associated protein FliL: protein MKNNKLLMIMLMMLVAITLIGAIALVLVMKFSGDNETKEPTIDEVLESSVDIPQVTANLASDDYIRISFKIQTENKKAKEELQKRDFQVKNLIIQELSEMKAEDIQGKEGQIKLQEDLKTKINGLMQEGKIVQVYITESLLQ from the coding sequence ATGAAGAACAATAAGCTGTTAATGATAATGTTAATGATGCTTGTAGCAATCACGCTTATAGGAGCTATTGCCCTGGTGCTTGTAATGAAGTTTTCGGGTGATAATGAAACAAAAGAGCCGACCATTGATGAAGTGCTGGAGTCCTCTGTGGATATTCCGCAAGTTACAGCTAATTTAGCGAGTGATGATTATATCAGGATTTCTTTTAAAATCCAGACTGAAAACAAAAAAGCAAAAGAGGAATTGCAAAAAAGAGATTTTCAGGTTAAAAACCTCATCATTCAGGAATTGTCCGAAATGAAAGCAGAGGATATACAGGGGAAAGAAGGCCAAATCAAGCTGCAGGAAGATTTGAAAACTAAGATAAACGGTTTAATGCAAGAAGGAAAGATCGTTCAGGTGTACATAACTGAATCTCTCCTCCAGTGA
- a CDS encoding MotE family protein — MEKIPEEQETRKTSRFQWFIFAFLIPILFGITVALLVFTLSGNNIFETAKKYSQEVPFLASVFNDKNSRSQEVMEEQLIGMQAEVKDREARISQLESQLDSKELEIERAGLEKQRLEEEISELTAIKEENKRAFKDIVKTYENISAKKAAPILSEMKDEEAVKILANVNSDTLADIMEKMNPEDAARYTALLSAAKKAGGSNN, encoded by the coding sequence ATGGAAAAAATACCAGAAGAACAAGAGACACGGAAAACTAGCCGGTTTCAATGGTTTATATTTGCTTTCTTAATTCCGATTCTGTTCGGAATAACCGTAGCCCTGCTGGTTTTCACGCTATCAGGAAACAATATTTTTGAAACAGCCAAAAAATATAGCCAGGAAGTGCCATTTCTAGCTTCAGTTTTTAATGATAAGAACTCCCGTTCACAGGAAGTTATGGAAGAGCAGCTCATCGGAATGCAGGCAGAAGTTAAAGATCGGGAAGCAAGAATATCTCAGCTGGAAAGCCAGCTTGACAGCAAAGAGCTGGAAATAGAAAGGGCAGGGCTCGAAAAGCAGAGGCTGGAGGAAGAAATCAGCGAGCTTACGGCTATAAAGGAAGAGAACAAGCGGGCCTTTAAAGATATCGTAAAGACTTATGAAAACATTTCTGCTAAAAAAGCAGCACCCATTTTAAGTGAGATGAAGGATGAAGAAGCAGTAAAAATCCTTGCAAATGTTAATTCTGATACGCTGGCTGACATTATGGAAAAGATGAATCCCGAAGATGCCGCACGTTATACAGCACTCCTGTCAGCTGCTAAAAAAGCAGGCGGATCAAATAATTAA
- the flgG gene encoding flagellar basal body rod protein FlgG encodes MLRSMYSGISGMKNFQTKLDVIGNNIANVNTFGYKKGRVNFKDMVSQTISGATGSGDNSGGINPKQVGLGSQLSSIDTIDTQGSLQTTGRVLDIGIQGDGYLMVQRGNNTYYTRAGNLYLDDDANLVTASGDKVKGADGTAIRLNGGDATVIKSLSISNDGTINFLIDGNDTLQTAGPIGIARFNNNGGLEKIGDNLYKDTVNSGDAVPLTPGEDGAGVLVSGTLEMSNVDLSEEFTEMITAQRGFQANTRIITTSDEILQELVNLKR; translated from the coding sequence ATGTTACGTTCAATGTATTCAGGAATAAGCGGAATGAAAAACTTTCAGACAAAGCTGGATGTTATTGGGAATAATATTGCGAATGTTAATACTTTTGGATATAAAAAGGGTCGGGTTAACTTTAAAGATATGGTGAGTCAGACTATTTCAGGTGCAACAGGCAGTGGAGACAATTCAGGCGGTATTAATCCTAAGCAGGTTGGCCTTGGTTCTCAATTATCCTCAATTGATACAATTGATACACAGGGGAGTTTACAAACTACTGGCCGTGTATTGGATATAGGGATTCAAGGTGATGGCTATTTAATGGTTCAGCGAGGGAATAACACCTATTACACCCGCGCTGGAAATTTGTATCTGGATGATGATGCAAACCTGGTTACAGCATCAGGAGATAAAGTAAAAGGAGCTGATGGGACAGCTATCCGATTAAATGGAGGGGATGCTACCGTAATTAAGAGTTTGAGTATATCAAATGATGGAACTATAAACTTCTTAATAGACGGGAACGATACACTGCAGACTGCCGGACCAATTGGAATAGCACGCTTTAATAATAATGGCGGTCTTGAAAAAATTGGAGATAATCTCTATAAGGACACTGTAAACTCAGGTGATGCAGTCCCATTAACCCCGGGAGAAGACGGTGCAGGAGTACTCGTTTCCGGTACACTGGAAATGTCCAACGTAGACCTGTCAGAAGAATTCACTGAAATGATCACAGCACAGCGCGGTTTCCAGGCAAACACACGAATCATTACAACATCAGATGAAATCCTGCAGGAGCTTGTTAATTTAAAACGTTAA
- the fliJ gene encoding flagellar export protein FliJ — translation MQYQFKFNKILTIKEREKDQAFDVYNQAVKRFEETAKKLYDLLKKKEDLEEYQQSRLAEGLPVQEIRHHQHFVSSLEKTIDHYQKMVANARSQMNFQQEKLMEKNIEVKKFEKMQERDLAGFLESMKQAEGRQMDDISIQLYMNRGN, via the coding sequence ATGCAGTACCAATTTAAATTCAATAAAATCCTGACGATTAAAGAAAGAGAAAAAGATCAGGCATTTGATGTATATAATCAGGCTGTAAAACGATTTGAAGAAACTGCAAAGAAACTGTACGATCTGCTGAAAAAGAAAGAAGATCTGGAAGAATATCAGCAATCAAGACTGGCTGAAGGACTTCCGGTTCAGGAAATCAGGCATCACCAGCATTTTGTGAGCAGCCTTGAGAAAACTATTGACCATTATCAAAAGATGGTGGCAAATGCAAGAAGCCAAATGAATTTTCAGCAGGAAAAACTAATGGAAAAAAATATTGAAGTAAAGAAGTTTGAAAAAATGCAGGAAAGAGATTTAGCAGGCTTTTTGGAAAGCATGAAGCAAGCAGAAGGAAGGCAAATGGATGATATCTCGATTCAGCTGTATATGAATCGGGGAAATTAG
- the fliG gene encoding flagellar motor switch protein FliG produces MPKKEQRELTGKQKAAILLISLGPDVASSVYKHLSEEEIEKLTLEISGVRKVDSFAKEEILEEFHQIALAQDYITQGGIGYAKTVLEKALGTEQASVIINRLTSSLQVRPFDFARKADPAQILNFIQNEHPQTISLILSYLDPAQAGQILSELPQEMQADIARRIAVMDSTSPEIINEVEQILERKLSSTVTQDYTQTGGIESVVDVLNGVDRATERTILDALEIQDPELAEEIKKRMFVFEDIVTLDSRAIQRVIRDCESEDLMLSLKVSSDEVKEIVFKNMSSRMVETFKDEMEYMGPVRLRDVEEAQSRIVGIIRRLEESGEIIVARGGGDDIIV; encoded by the coding sequence ATGCCAAAAAAAGAACAAAGAGAACTCACAGGTAAGCAAAAAGCGGCTATTCTTCTTATTTCACTTGGTCCTGATGTTGCATCCTCTGTTTATAAACACTTAAGCGAGGAAGAAATTGAAAAATTGACCCTGGAAATCTCAGGGGTCCGAAAAGTTGATTCGTTTGCAAAAGAAGAAATCCTTGAAGAATTCCATCAAATTGCCCTGGCGCAGGATTATATTACACAGGGAGGAATCGGTTACGCAAAAACAGTTCTCGAGAAAGCACTCGGTACAGAGCAGGCTTCAGTCATTATTAACAGGCTGACTTCTTCTCTTCAGGTAAGACCTTTCGATTTTGCGAGAAAGGCTGATCCGGCACAAATTCTTAATTTTATTCAAAATGAACATCCGCAGACAATCTCCTTGATATTGTCATATCTTGATCCAGCGCAGGCCGGGCAAATTCTGTCAGAGCTGCCGCAGGAAATGCAGGCGGATATTGCAAGAAGGATCGCTGTTATGGATAGTACATCTCCTGAAATTATTAATGAAGTTGAACAGATTCTTGAAAGAAAGCTGTCTTCTACTGTAACTCAGGATTATACTCAGACCGGCGGCATTGAATCGGTGGTCGATGTTCTAAATGGAGTTGACCGTGCAACAGAAAGGACTATTCTGGATGCACTGGAGATTCAGGATCCAGAGCTTGCTGAGGAAATTAAGAAGAGAATGTTTGTGTTTGAAGATATCGTTACCCTGGACAGCCGCGCTATACAGCGCGTTATCCGTGATTGTGAAAGTGAGGACCTCATGCTTTCATTGAAAGTGTCGAGTGATGAAGTCAAAGAAATCGTCTTTAAAAATATGTCTTCAAGAATGGTTGAAACCTTCAAAGATGAAATGGAATATATGGGTCCTGTGAGATTAAGAGATGTTGAAGAAGCCCAATCAAGAATAGTTGGCATTATCCGCAGATTGGAAGAATCAGGGGAGATCATCGTCGCTCGCGGCGGAGGAGATGACATTATTGTCTAG
- a CDS encoding flagellar FlbD family protein: protein MIKVSRLNGKTFVLNALYIETVESFPDTTITLTNGKKYVVKESEDRVMQSILEFYQSVNLLGQQLAEGNENEEQ from the coding sequence TTGATTAAAGTATCTCGCCTGAACGGCAAAACTTTTGTATTGAATGCTTTGTACATAGAAACAGTAGAGTCTTTTCCAGATACGACAATTACGCTCACGAATGGGAAGAAGTATGTTGTAAAGGAATCTGAAGATCGAGTCATGCAATCGATTTTAGAATTCTATCAATCTGTTAATCTACTGGGGCAGCAGCTGGCGGAGGGAAATGAAAATGAAGAACAATAA